In Kwoniella dendrophila CBS 6074 chromosome 7, complete sequence, the following proteins share a genomic window:
- a CDS encoding serine/threonine-protein phosphatase PP2A catalytic subunit: MSSNDDVDAWIAQLMQCKPLSEPEVKKLCDKAREVLMEESNVQPVRCPVTVCGDIHGQFHDLSELFRIGGNSPDTNYLFMGDYVDRGYYSVETVTLLVALKLRYRDRVTILRGNHESRQITQVYGFYDECLRKYGNANVWKFFTDLFDYLPLTALIDNQIFCLHGGLSPSIDTLDHIRSIDRIQEVPHEGPMCDLLWSDPDDRCGWGISPRGAGYTFGQDISEAFNHNNGLTLVARAHQLVMEGFSWSQERNVVTIFSAPNYCYRCGNQAAILEVDDALKYTFLQFDPAPRAGEPLVSRRPPDYFL, encoded by the exons atgtcatccaatgatgatgtagatgctTGGATCGCTCAGTTGATGCAATGTAAACCATTGAGCGAACCTGAAGTAAAGAAATTATGtgataaa GCTAGAGAAGTTTTGATGGAAGAATCAAATGTGCAACCTGTACGGTGCCCTGTAACAGTTTGTGGTGATATTCATGGACAATTT CACGATTTATCAGAATTATTTAGAATTGGAGGAAATTCACCTGATACAAATTATTTATTTATGGGAGATTATGTTGATAGAGGATATTATTCAGTTGAAACTGTTACTTTATTAGTTGCATTAAAATTAAGATATAGAGATAGAGTTACCATTTTAAGAGGTAATCATGAATCAAGACAAATTACACAAGTTTATGGTTTTTATGATGAATGTTTAAGAAAATATGGTAATGCAAATGTATGGAAATTTTTCACagatttatttgattatttacctttaactgCCTTAATTGATAATCAA atcTTCTGTCTTCATGGTGGTTTATCACCTTCCATCGATACTTTGGATCACATTAGATCAATTGATAGAATTCAAGAAGTACCTCATGAAGGTCCAATGTGTGATTTACTTTGGTCAGATCCAGATGATAGATGTGGTTGGGGTATAAGTCCTAGAGGTGCAGGTTATACATTCGGTCAAGATATTTCAGAAGCATTCA ACCACAACAACGGTTTAACGTTAGTAGCGAGAGCACATCAATTGGTTATGGAAGGTTTCTCTTGGTCACAAGAACGAAATGTGGTTACAATCTTCTCAGCACCAAACTATTGTTATAGATGTGGTAATCAAGCTGCCATATTGGAGGTTGATGATGCTTTGAAATACACCTT CCTACAATTCGATCCAGCACCTAGAGCAGGAGAACCACTTGTATCACGAAGACCTCCAGACTAT TTCCTTTAA